The following coding sequences lie in one Candidatus Binatus sp. genomic window:
- a CDS encoding DUF2442 domain-containing protein: MTSRQHGSYALVRCDDDKDGRIPIGFPILRSKSLPAARRYRHLFVLCSALHLPEAAKFVSEMNREHRLQALFVRTDVDPVLLPQMLERAGLRSIRNMLAHSNSSVPHRVLAAWLHNAQAELIAYATVADDRLIVVSCEPKTYEVRFDQMPALRKIAPQQRRSFEIAEDGSFIWWPSADIHLDLDGLRTVTDPTWRKRAQRIRRTHGREYGAAIAALRKDRGLRQTDIPGLSERQLRRIEESGTVSVRTMEQLADAHAMALADYLDALARKLSPSPATPVTES, encoded by the coding sequence ATGACCTCCAGGCAGCATGGCAGCTATGCGCTAGTGCGGTGCGACGACGATAAGGATGGCCGGATTCCAATCGGGTTCCCCATCCTGCGGTCCAAGTCGTTGCCGGCGGCGCGCCGGTACCGGCACCTATTCGTGCTTTGCTCAGCGCTGCACCTGCCAGAAGCGGCGAAATTCGTTAGCGAGATGAATCGGGAGCACCGGCTACAAGCTCTCTTTGTGAGGACCGATGTTGATCCCGTGTTGCTGCCGCAAATGCTGGAGAGGGCCGGCCTTCGCTCGATCCGCAATATGCTCGCGCATTCCAACTCGTCGGTTCCCCATCGCGTGCTAGCTGCGTGGCTACATAATGCTCAAGCCGAATTGATTGCGTATGCCACGGTCGCAGATGATCGGCTGATCGTCGTTTCGTGCGAGCCGAAGACGTACGAAGTTCGTTTCGATCAGATGCCGGCACTGAGGAAGATCGCACCTCAGCAGCGACGCAGTTTCGAAATTGCAGAAGACGGCAGCTTCATCTGGTGGCCGTCAGCGGATATTCATCTTGATCTTGATGGTCTCCGGACGGTCACCGATCCGACCTGGCGGAAGCGGGCCCAGCGTATCCGGCGGACGCACGGCCGTGAGTATGGAGCGGCCATCGCGGCGCTGCGTAAAGATCGTGGCCTCAGGCAAACCGACATACCTGGACTCTCGGAACGCCAGCTCAGGCGAATCGAGGAAAGCGGCACGGTGTCAGTCCGCACGATGGAACAGCTAGCCGACGCCCACGCAATGGCACTCGCTGATTATTTGGACGCATTGGCACGTAAGCTAAGTCCGTCGCCGGCGACGCCTGTAACAGAGTCTTAA
- a CDS encoding (Fe-S)-binding protein, with amino-acid sequence MNEQVTRQILWNIPVPFIVLMYSMLALLIAGFIYAGLKWYRVVTLGTAENRFDQLPLRTLLALRDSFGQGAVIRESWGWMHYAFYVAFVGLFIGTTIVAINSDVRDLFDLFGLDLYFYYGDFYLYFKAAMDTFFILLIAGVLMEGARRSLRKPTVLNDPPKEKTQDNLENRLGYWFPMSMMVAAAITGLMLEGARINASHPNFTEWAYVGRVVGKIEGAMGAGPLFHRWLWLIHVLFVYALLFCFPFTKLRHLIFGPLNLFFRNLGPRGRLAPIKDFENAETFGVSQVEQYTWKQLLDMSACLECGRCTINCPTVATGKALNPKYLVIEQRDHLLEKTPFLLAAKAHAQNGSGGEAPVWEGPDMITQVATEEAVWGCTSCGWCEEGCPVGIEHIQRIVDMRRYDVLMESRFPTELTGAFKGIENQGNPWGLAQEKRADWAAGLDIPEIATLEDPSDIDVLYWVGCAGSYDERNQRVSKSFSGLMKQAGVKFAILGREETCTGDPARRLGNEYLYATVVAHNVETLNRYKPRRIVTQCPHCFHNLKNEYPDFGGNYTVLHEAEFIDELIQAGRLKPRRENNERITYHDPCYMARHNRKWDSARTALGAIPGAEIAEVEQSKNRTFCCGAGGGCFWKEEHEGTRINQKRFDQLNEAKPECVAVGCPFCMTMMEDAVKSRSLEDNMRVRDLAELVAESVGVPTK; translated from the coding sequence ATGAACGAGCAAGTCACCCGCCAGATCCTCTGGAACATCCCGGTTCCATTCATCGTCCTGATGTACTCGATGCTCGCTCTGCTGATCGCCGGATTTATCTACGCCGGACTGAAATGGTACCGCGTCGTCACGCTGGGTACGGCCGAAAATCGCTTCGATCAATTGCCGCTGCGCACCTTGCTCGCGCTCCGCGATTCGTTCGGCCAGGGCGCCGTCATCCGCGAGTCGTGGGGCTGGATGCACTATGCCTTCTACGTCGCGTTCGTCGGCCTGTTCATCGGCACCACTATCGTCGCGATCAACAGCGACGTGCGCGATCTGTTCGATCTCTTCGGCCTCGATCTCTACTTCTACTACGGCGATTTCTATCTGTACTTCAAAGCCGCGATGGACACCTTCTTCATCCTGCTGATCGCGGGGGTCCTGATGGAAGGTGCGCGCCGCTCGCTCCGCAAGCCGACCGTCCTGAATGATCCGCCGAAGGAGAAAACCCAGGACAATCTCGAAAACCGGCTCGGCTACTGGTTCCCGATGTCGATGATGGTCGCGGCGGCGATTACCGGCCTGATGCTCGAGGGCGCGCGCATCAACGCGTCGCATCCGAATTTCACCGAATGGGCGTACGTCGGCCGCGTCGTCGGCAAGATCGAGGGCGCGATGGGCGCTGGTCCGCTGTTCCATCGATGGCTCTGGCTGATTCACGTGCTGTTCGTGTATGCGCTGCTCTTTTGTTTTCCGTTCACGAAACTGCGCCATCTGATTTTTGGTCCGCTGAATCTTTTTTTCCGCAACTTAGGCCCGCGCGGACGGCTCGCGCCGATCAAGGATTTCGAGAATGCCGAAACCTTCGGCGTCTCGCAGGTCGAGCAATATACCTGGAAGCAATTGCTCGATATGTCGGCCTGCCTCGAATGCGGCCGATGCACGATCAATTGCCCGACCGTCGCTACCGGCAAAGCGCTGAATCCCAAATATCTGGTGATCGAACAGCGCGATCATCTGCTGGAAAAAACTCCGTTCCTGCTCGCCGCCAAGGCTCACGCGCAAAATGGCAGCGGCGGTGAAGCGCCAGTTTGGGAAGGGCCCGACATGATCACGCAGGTCGCCACCGAAGAAGCGGTCTGGGGATGCACCTCGTGCGGATGGTGCGAAGAAGGATGCCCGGTCGGCATCGAGCACATCCAGCGCATCGTCGATATGCGCCGCTACGACGTGCTGATGGAATCGCGATTCCCGACCGAACTGACCGGCGCGTTCAAGGGAATCGAAAACCAGGGCAATCCGTGGGGACTCGCGCAGGAAAAGCGCGCCGATTGGGCAGCGGGATTGGATATCCCCGAAATCGCGACTCTCGAAGACCCGTCGGACATCGACGTGCTCTACTGGGTGGGATGCGCCGGCTCGTACGACGAGCGCAATCAGCGCGTCAGCAAGTCATTCTCCGGCTTGATGAAGCAGGCGGGTGTGAAATTCGCGATTCTTGGCCGCGAGGAGACCTGCACCGGCGACCCGGCGCGACGCCTCGGCAATGAATATCTGTATGCCACGGTCGTGGCGCACAACGTCGAGACGCTCAATCGCTACAAGCCGCGGCGAATCGTTACTCAATGCCCGCACTGCTTTCACAATCTCAAAAATGAGTACCCGGACTTCGGCGGTAACTACACCGTGCTGCACGAAGCCGAATTTATCGACGAACTGATTCAGGCGGGCCGGCTGAAGCCCCGGCGCGAAAACAACGAGCGCATCACCTATCACGATCCGTGCTACATGGCGCGGCACAATCGCAAATGGGACAGCGCCCGCACCGCGCTCGGCGCGATTCCCGGCGCCGAAATTGCTGAAGTCGAGCAATCGAAGAATCGCACGTTCTGCTGCGGCGCAGGTGGCGGATGCTTCTGGAAGGAGGAGCACGAGGGCACGCGCATCAATCAGAAGCGCTTCGATCAATTGAACGAGGCGAAGCCGGAGTGCGTCGCCGTCGGATGCCCGTTCTGCATGACGATGATGGAAGACGCGGTGAAATCGCGCTCGCTCGAAGACAACATGCGCGTGCGCGATCTGGCGGAACTGGTCGCGGAGTCGGTCGGCGTCCCCACCAAGTGA